In Lathamus discolor isolate bLatDis1 chromosome 12, bLatDis1.hap1, whole genome shotgun sequence, a genomic segment contains:
- the CUX2 gene encoding homeobox protein cut-like 2 isoform X2 → MRRERDPLWLRAGHGCRIPPWCPRCVKLPVIALSKRSKEAETAFLSVYKQLIEAPDPAPVLEAARSLEDRLQQLQRLEPEPSHLKDLNRPWKKHPELISTKERREGTSPAVAEPPQPGIEGKAPCTETLLQSNEAEQQKGLQEAQVTLAARLGEAEEKIKVLHAALKATQTELLELRCKYDEEAASKADEVAMIMTNLEKANQRAEAAQREVESLREQLAAVNSSLRLACCSPSGTAGDKVNYSMCSGSRLEAALAAKDREILRLLKDVQHLQSSLQELEESSANQIAELEGQLAAKNEAIEKLEEKLQAQADYEEIKTELSILKAMKVASASCSLPQASAAARAGTLTGLWRPCQPCRRCLRRPFPSRLGSLQSISKAEEALLLGKEAFYPSQKYLLEKPSLMASTEEDHSEDESGKDSLGMEQPYPSPQHAPAEEAASPTPIPPLPGPGLAPEGPRTFSLSPFPGGERLSGEPKAPQLPTPSYKSESTGVGPPFPSGIFGAKSSTAHPGGTAPATSPPGEPTESSTSSNTEEEQLDTAEIAFQVKEQLLKHNIGQRVFGHYVLGLSQGSVSEILARPKPWHKLTVKGKEPFIKMKQFLSDEQNVLALRTIQVRQRGSITPRIRTPETGSDDAIKSILEQAKKEIESQKGGEPKTSSASQAVANGAGGSSSEDAIKSILEQARREMQAQQQALLEMESGGSGRPGDTPPTERSTLATVSQNIVPTYVKQEEGNGASPGPPQTPLAVLSPAAFVQSIIRKVKSEIGDAGSYFDQHWASERSLLSRPYTSVSPSLSSSSSSYSSMANGRGWPRGEPGEGGTNEDELLPADDEPHRLTEVKAEGAGTEPAAGGRLSYYPTYVPRTLKPTVPPLTPEQYEMYMYREVDTLELTRQVKEKLAKNGICQRIFGEKVLGLSQGSVSDMLSRPKPWSKLTQKGREPFIRMQLWLTDQLGQGISQQPTPSQGSLPSPIPPSPLTPLPRCHTASPVEPQPSPSPPPSPAEHEKGCQEPLTLALESSKENQQPESRSTPALGGKTYPNSQGPVGIQEIVAMSPELDTYSITKKVKEVLTDNNLGQRLFGESILGLTQGSVSDLLSRPKPWHKLSLKGREPFVRMQLWLNDPLNVEKLRDMKKLEKKAYLKRRYGLMSAGSDSESPSARSECASPSLQPQDLSLLQIKKPRVVLAPEEKEALKKAYQLEPYPSQQTIELLSFQLNLKTNTVINWFHNYRSRMRREMLVEGAPDNDTDPEQSSGTPIPVHRAPHSPDSDTEDRKPVFAGGEHPCAAVKVKEEQGEAGGWGRRRDSHSPAGAAEGTGPPQEDRGAAPHAAAPSAGSLPRRGGRAGAATVGPPPPPPPHPDSSQSSSGSSRCSLEVSPTSPSAASSPGLAGSASPGPSSAGPVSPALPPAPGPRLSTSVQRRHEKMANLNNIIHRLERAANREEALEWEF, encoded by the exons gTGATTGCACTTAGTAAGAGAAGCAAGGAGGCTGAGACGGCTTTCCTGAGCGTTTACAAGCAGTTAATCGAAGCTCCAG ATCCCGCTCCTGTGCTGGAGGCTGCGCGGAGCCTGGAGGAccggctgcagcagctccagcgccTCGAGCCTGAACCCTCTCACCTGAAGGATCTCAACCGCCCCTGGAAGAAGCACCCGGAGCTCATCAGCACCAAAG AGCGCAGGGAGGGGACATCGCCGGCAGTGGCCGAGCCCCCGCAACCTGGCATCGAGGGCAAAGCACCGTGCACAGAgaccctgctgcagagcaatgAGGCAGAACAGCAAAA GGGGCTGCAGGAAGCACAGGTCACTTTGGCCGCTCGGCtgggggaggcagaggagaagaTCAAAGTGCTCCACGCAG cGCTGAAGGCCACCCAGACGGAACTGCTGGAGCTGCGGTGTAAATACGACGAGGAAGCTGCATCCAA GGCAGACGAAGTAGCCATGATCATGACAAACCTGGAGAAAGCCAACCAG CGAGCGGAGGCAGCGCAGAGGGAAGTGGAGAGCTTGCGGGAGCAGCTGGCGGCTGTGAACAGCTCCCTGCGCCTGGCCTGCTGCTCCCCGTCGGGCACTGCTGGG gaCAAAGTGAACTATTCCATGTGCTCAGGGTCGAGGCTGGAGGCAGCGCTGGCTGCCAAGGACCGGGAGATCCTGCGGCTCCTGAAGGATGTGCAGCACCTGCAGAGCtcgctgcaggagctggaggagtcCTCTGCCAACCAGATCGCTGAGCTGGAGGGGCAGCTGGCTGCCAAGAATGAAGCCATTGAG aagctggaggagaagctgcaggCACAGGCGGACTACGAGGAGATCAAAACAGAGCTGAG catccttaAGGCGATGAAGGTGGCCTCCGCCAGCTGCAGCCTTCCCCAGGCAAGTGCCGCGGCGCGCGCCGGCACGCTCACCGGGCTGTGGCGCCCATGCCAGCCCTGCCGCCGGTGCCTCCGCCGCCCTTTCCCATCTCGGCTTGGCTCCTTGCAGAGCATATCGAAGGCAGAGGaggccctgctgctggggaaggaggcgTTCTACCCCTCCCAGAAGTACCTGCTAGAGAAGCCCAGTCTGATGGCCAGCACTG AAGAGGATCACTCTGAAGATGAGTCGGGAAAGGACTCGCTGGGCATGGAGCAGCCGTACCCATCCCCGCAGCACGCCCCGGCAGAAGAAGCTGCATCCCCCACTCCCATCCCACCTCTGCCTGGCCCTGGCTTGGCCCCTGAGGGACCACGGACATTCTCCTTGTCCCCCTTCCCGGGAGGAGAGCGGCTTTCAGGGGAGCCCAAGGCCCCCCAGCTCCCGACACCCTCCTATAAGAGCGAGAGCACCGGCGTGGGGCCGCCTTTCCCCTCCGGCATCTTCGGTGCCAAAAGCAGCACCGCACACCCCGGTGGCACCGCGCCGGCCACCAGCCCGCCTGGAGAGCCGACCgagagcagcaccagcagcaataCTGAGGAGGAGCAGTTGGACACGGCCGAAATCGCCTTCCAGGTGaaggagcagctgctgaagCACAACATCGGGCAGCGGGTGTTCGGACATTACGTGCTGGGGTTATCGCAGGGCTCCGTCAGCGAGATCCTGGCCCGGCCCAAGCCCTGGCACAAGCTGACGGTGAAGGGCAAGGAGCCGTTCATCAAGATGAAGCAGTTCCTCTCCGACGAGCAGAACGTGCTGGCCCTGAGGACTATCCAGGTGCGCCAGAGAG GTAGCATCACGCCGCGGATCAGGACGCCAGAGACCGGCTCTGACGATGCCATCAAGAGCATCCTGGAGCAGGCGAAGAAGGAGATCGAGTCACAGAAGGGAG ggGAACCCAAAACATCATCAGCATCACAAGCGGTGGCCAACGGGGCAGGCGGCAGCAGCTCGGAAGATGCCATCAAGAGCATCCTGGAGCAGGCACGGCGGGAGATGCAGGCGCAGCAGCAGGCGCTGTTGGAGATGGAATCGGGGGGCAGCGGGCGCCCCGGGGACACACCACCCACCGAGCGCTCCACGCTGGCCACTGTCAGCCAGAACATTGTCCCCACCTACGTCAAGCAAGAGGAGGGGAATGGGGCCAGCCCTGGCCCCCCGCAGACACCCCTGGCTGTCCTCTCCCCTGCCGCCTTTGTCCAGAGCATCATCCGGAAGGTGAAGTCAGAGATTGGCGATGCTGGCTCCTACTTTGACCAGCACTGGGCATCGGAGCGGAGCCTGCTCAGCCGACCTTACACCTCCGTCTCGCCTTCgctgtcctcctcctcctcaagcTACTCCAGCATGGCCAATGGCCGGGGCTGGCCGCGGGGTGAGCCCGGTGAAGGGGGCACCAATGAGGACGAGCTGCTGCCGGCAGATGATGAGCCACATCGGCTCACCGAGGTGAAGGCAGAGGGAGCCGGCACGGAGCCGGCTGCTGGTGGTCGCCTCTCTTACTACCCCACCTATGTGCCACGGACCCTGAAGCCCACGGTGCCGCCGCTGACCCCGGAGCAGTACGAGATGTACATGTACAGGGAGGTGGACACGCTGGAGCTGACCCGGCAGGTCAAGGAGAAGTTGGCCAAGAACGGCATCTGCCAAAGGATCTTCGGAGAGAAG GTGCTGGGGCTGTCCCAGGGCAGCGTGAGCGACATGCTGTCACGGCCCAAGCCATGGAGCAAGCTGACGCAGAAGGGTCGGGAGCCCTTCATCCGCATGCAGCTCTGGCTGACGGACCAGCTGGGCCAAGGCATCAGCCAGCAGCCAACACCTTCCCAAG GGTCCCTGCCCTCTCCCATCCCACCATCCCCGCTGACCCCTCTGCCCCGGTGTCACACAGCCAGCCCGGTGGAGCCCCAGCCGTCCCCCTCGCcgccccccagccccgctgAGCACGAAAAGGGCTGCCAGGAGCCCCTCACCCTGGCCTTGGagagcagcaaagaaaaccagcagcCCGAGAGCCGGTCCACGCCTGCGCTGGGTGGGAAGACGTACCCCAACAGCCAGGGACCTGTGGGCATCCAGGAGATCGTTGCCATGTCCCCGGAGCTGGACACCTACTCCATCACCAAGAAGGTCAAGGAGGTCTTGACGGACAACAATTTAG GCCAGCGGCTGTTTGGGGAGAGCATCCTGGGCCTGACGCAGGGCTCGGTGTCCGATCTCCTCTCCAGGCCCAAGCCGTGGCACAAGCTGAGCCTGAAGGGGAGGGAGCCCTTCGTCCGCATGCAGCTCTGGCTCAACGACCCCCTCAATGTGGAGAAGCTGCGCGACATGaagaagctggagaagaaag cctACCTGAAGCGTCGGTACGGGCTGATGAGCGCCGGCTCGGACAGCGAGTCCCCCAGTGCCCGCTCCGAGTGCgccagccccagcctgcagccGCAGGACCTCAGCCTCCTCCAGATCAAGAAGCCACGAGTGGTGCTGGCCCCGGAGGAGAAGGAAGCCTTGAAGAAAGCCTATCAGCTGGAGCCCTACCCCTCGCAGCAGACCATCGAGCTGCTCTCCTTCCAGCTCAACCTCAAGACCAACACCGTCATCAACTGGTTCCACAACTACAG GTCACGGATGCGGCgggagatgctggtggaggGCGCACCGGACAACGACACGGATCCGGAGCAGAGCAGTGGGACACCCATCCCCGTGCACCGGGCCCCCCATAGCCCCGATTCGGACACAGAGGACCGTAAACCTGTGTTTGCGGGGGGCGAGCACCCCTGTGCCGCTGTGAAGGTGaaggaggagcagggggaggcaggaggctggggccgccgGCGGGACTCACACAGCCCGGCTGGGGCGGCCGAGGGCACCGGACCCCCGCAGGAGGATCGGGGGGCAGCCCCCCACGCTGCTGCCCCCAGTGCCGGCAGCCTCCCGCGGCGGGGGGGCCGTGCCGGTGCCGCCACCGTGGGCCCCCCACCGCCGCCACCGCCGCATCCCGACAGCTCCCAGTCCTCATCGGGGTCATCCCGTTGCAGCTTGGAGGTCTCCCCAACATCGCCCTCGGCAGCATCCTCGCCCGGCCTCGCCGGCTCGGCCTCACCGGGGCCATCCTCCGCTGGACCGGTGTCACCGGCGCTGC
- the CUX2 gene encoding homeobox protein cut-like 2 isoform X6 produces the protein MRRERDPLWLRAGHGCRIPPWCPRCVKLPVIALSKRSKEAETAFLSVYKQLIEAPDPAPVLEAARSLEDRLQQLQRLEPEPSHLKDLNRPWKKHPELISTKERREGTSPAVAEPPQPGIEGKAPCTETLLQSNEAEQQKGLQEAQVTLAARLGEAEEKIKVLHAALKATQTELLELRCKYDEEAASKADEVAMIMTNLEKANQRAEAAQREVESLREQLAAVNSSLRLACCSPSGTAGDKVNYSMCSGSRLEAALAAKDREILRLLKDVQHLQSSLQELEESSANQIAELEGQLAAKNEAIEKLEEKLQAQADYEEIKTELSILKAMKVASASCSLPQASAAARAGTLTGLWRPCQPCRRCLRRPFPSRLGSLQSISKAEEALLLGKEAFYPSQKYLLEKPSLMASTEEDHSEDESGKDSLGMEQPYPSPQHAPAEEAASPTPIPPLPGPGLAPEGPRTFSLSPFPGGERLSGEPKAPQLPTPSYKSESTGVGPPFPSGIFGAKSSTAHPGGTAPATSPPGEPTESSTSSNTEEEQLDTAEIAFQVKEQLLKHNIGQRVFGHYVLGLSQGSVSEILARPKPWHKLTVKGKEPFIKMKQFLSDEQNVLALRTIQVRQRGSITPRIRTPETGSDDAIKSILEQAKKEIESQKGGEPKTSSASQAVANGAGGSSSEDAIKSILEQARREMQAQQQALLEMESGGSGRPGDTPPTERSTLATVSQNIVPTYVKQEEGNGASPGPPQTPLAVLSPAAFVQSIIRKVKSEIGDAGSYFDQHWASERSLLSRPYTSVSPSLSSSSSSYSSMANGRGWPRGEPGEGGTNEDELLPADDEPHRLTEVKAEGAGTEPAAGGRLSYYPTYVPRTLKPTVPPLTPEQYEMYMYREVDTLELTRQVKEKLAKNGICQRIFGEKVLGLSQGSVSDMLSRPKPWSKLTQKGREPFIRMQLWLTDQLGQGISQQPTPSQASPVEPQPSPSPPPSPAEHEKGCQEPLTLALESSKENQQPESRSTPALGGKTYPNSQGPVGIQEIVAMSPELDTYSITKKVKEVLTDNNLGQRLFGESILGLTQGSVSDLLSRPKPWHKLSLKGREPFVRMQLWLNDPLNVEKLRDMKKLEKKAYLKRRYGLMSAGSDSESPSARSECASPSLQPQDLSLLQIKKPRVVLAPEEKEALKKAYQLEPYPSQQTIELLSFQLNLKTNTVINWFHNYRSRMRREMLVEGAPDNDTDPEQSSGTPIPVHRAPHSPDSDTEDRKPVFAGGEHPCAAVKVKEEQGEAGGWGRRRDSHSPAGAAEGTGPPQEDRGAAPHAAAPSAGSLPRRGGRAGAATVGPPPPPPPHPDSSQSSSGSSRCSLEVSPTSPSAASSPGLAGSASPGPSSAGPVSPALPPAPGPRLSTSVQRRHEKMANLNNIIHRLERAANREEALEWEF, from the exons gTGATTGCACTTAGTAAGAGAAGCAAGGAGGCTGAGACGGCTTTCCTGAGCGTTTACAAGCAGTTAATCGAAGCTCCAG ATCCCGCTCCTGTGCTGGAGGCTGCGCGGAGCCTGGAGGAccggctgcagcagctccagcgccTCGAGCCTGAACCCTCTCACCTGAAGGATCTCAACCGCCCCTGGAAGAAGCACCCGGAGCTCATCAGCACCAAAG AGCGCAGGGAGGGGACATCGCCGGCAGTGGCCGAGCCCCCGCAACCTGGCATCGAGGGCAAAGCACCGTGCACAGAgaccctgctgcagagcaatgAGGCAGAACAGCAAAA GGGGCTGCAGGAAGCACAGGTCACTTTGGCCGCTCGGCtgggggaggcagaggagaagaTCAAAGTGCTCCACGCAG cGCTGAAGGCCACCCAGACGGAACTGCTGGAGCTGCGGTGTAAATACGACGAGGAAGCTGCATCCAA GGCAGACGAAGTAGCCATGATCATGACAAACCTGGAGAAAGCCAACCAG CGAGCGGAGGCAGCGCAGAGGGAAGTGGAGAGCTTGCGGGAGCAGCTGGCGGCTGTGAACAGCTCCCTGCGCCTGGCCTGCTGCTCCCCGTCGGGCACTGCTGGG gaCAAAGTGAACTATTCCATGTGCTCAGGGTCGAGGCTGGAGGCAGCGCTGGCTGCCAAGGACCGGGAGATCCTGCGGCTCCTGAAGGATGTGCAGCACCTGCAGAGCtcgctgcaggagctggaggagtcCTCTGCCAACCAGATCGCTGAGCTGGAGGGGCAGCTGGCTGCCAAGAATGAAGCCATTGAG aagctggaggagaagctgcaggCACAGGCGGACTACGAGGAGATCAAAACAGAGCTGAG catccttaAGGCGATGAAGGTGGCCTCCGCCAGCTGCAGCCTTCCCCAGGCAAGTGCCGCGGCGCGCGCCGGCACGCTCACCGGGCTGTGGCGCCCATGCCAGCCCTGCCGCCGGTGCCTCCGCCGCCCTTTCCCATCTCGGCTTGGCTCCTTGCAGAGCATATCGAAGGCAGAGGaggccctgctgctggggaaggaggcgTTCTACCCCTCCCAGAAGTACCTGCTAGAGAAGCCCAGTCTGATGGCCAGCACTG AAGAGGATCACTCTGAAGATGAGTCGGGAAAGGACTCGCTGGGCATGGAGCAGCCGTACCCATCCCCGCAGCACGCCCCGGCAGAAGAAGCTGCATCCCCCACTCCCATCCCACCTCTGCCTGGCCCTGGCTTGGCCCCTGAGGGACCACGGACATTCTCCTTGTCCCCCTTCCCGGGAGGAGAGCGGCTTTCAGGGGAGCCCAAGGCCCCCCAGCTCCCGACACCCTCCTATAAGAGCGAGAGCACCGGCGTGGGGCCGCCTTTCCCCTCCGGCATCTTCGGTGCCAAAAGCAGCACCGCACACCCCGGTGGCACCGCGCCGGCCACCAGCCCGCCTGGAGAGCCGACCgagagcagcaccagcagcaataCTGAGGAGGAGCAGTTGGACACGGCCGAAATCGCCTTCCAGGTGaaggagcagctgctgaagCACAACATCGGGCAGCGGGTGTTCGGACATTACGTGCTGGGGTTATCGCAGGGCTCCGTCAGCGAGATCCTGGCCCGGCCCAAGCCCTGGCACAAGCTGACGGTGAAGGGCAAGGAGCCGTTCATCAAGATGAAGCAGTTCCTCTCCGACGAGCAGAACGTGCTGGCCCTGAGGACTATCCAGGTGCGCCAGAGAG GTAGCATCACGCCGCGGATCAGGACGCCAGAGACCGGCTCTGACGATGCCATCAAGAGCATCCTGGAGCAGGCGAAGAAGGAGATCGAGTCACAGAAGGGAG ggGAACCCAAAACATCATCAGCATCACAAGCGGTGGCCAACGGGGCAGGCGGCAGCAGCTCGGAAGATGCCATCAAGAGCATCCTGGAGCAGGCACGGCGGGAGATGCAGGCGCAGCAGCAGGCGCTGTTGGAGATGGAATCGGGGGGCAGCGGGCGCCCCGGGGACACACCACCCACCGAGCGCTCCACGCTGGCCACTGTCAGCCAGAACATTGTCCCCACCTACGTCAAGCAAGAGGAGGGGAATGGGGCCAGCCCTGGCCCCCCGCAGACACCCCTGGCTGTCCTCTCCCCTGCCGCCTTTGTCCAGAGCATCATCCGGAAGGTGAAGTCAGAGATTGGCGATGCTGGCTCCTACTTTGACCAGCACTGGGCATCGGAGCGGAGCCTGCTCAGCCGACCTTACACCTCCGTCTCGCCTTCgctgtcctcctcctcctcaagcTACTCCAGCATGGCCAATGGCCGGGGCTGGCCGCGGGGTGAGCCCGGTGAAGGGGGCACCAATGAGGACGAGCTGCTGCCGGCAGATGATGAGCCACATCGGCTCACCGAGGTGAAGGCAGAGGGAGCCGGCACGGAGCCGGCTGCTGGTGGTCGCCTCTCTTACTACCCCACCTATGTGCCACGGACCCTGAAGCCCACGGTGCCGCCGCTGACCCCGGAGCAGTACGAGATGTACATGTACAGGGAGGTGGACACGCTGGAGCTGACCCGGCAGGTCAAGGAGAAGTTGGCCAAGAACGGCATCTGCCAAAGGATCTTCGGAGAGAAG GTGCTGGGGCTGTCCCAGGGCAGCGTGAGCGACATGCTGTCACGGCCCAAGCCATGGAGCAAGCTGACGCAGAAGGGTCGGGAGCCCTTCATCCGCATGCAGCTCTGGCTGACGGACCAGCTGGGCCAAGGCATCAGCCAGCAGCCAACACCTTCCCAAG CCAGCCCGGTGGAGCCCCAGCCGTCCCCCTCGCcgccccccagccccgctgAGCACGAAAAGGGCTGCCAGGAGCCCCTCACCCTGGCCTTGGagagcagcaaagaaaaccagcagcCCGAGAGCCGGTCCACGCCTGCGCTGGGTGGGAAGACGTACCCCAACAGCCAGGGACCTGTGGGCATCCAGGAGATCGTTGCCATGTCCCCGGAGCTGGACACCTACTCCATCACCAAGAAGGTCAAGGAGGTCTTGACGGACAACAATTTAG GCCAGCGGCTGTTTGGGGAGAGCATCCTGGGCCTGACGCAGGGCTCGGTGTCCGATCTCCTCTCCAGGCCCAAGCCGTGGCACAAGCTGAGCCTGAAGGGGAGGGAGCCCTTCGTCCGCATGCAGCTCTGGCTCAACGACCCCCTCAATGTGGAGAAGCTGCGCGACATGaagaagctggagaagaaag cctACCTGAAGCGTCGGTACGGGCTGATGAGCGCCGGCTCGGACAGCGAGTCCCCCAGTGCCCGCTCCGAGTGCgccagccccagcctgcagccGCAGGACCTCAGCCTCCTCCAGATCAAGAAGCCACGAGTGGTGCTGGCCCCGGAGGAGAAGGAAGCCTTGAAGAAAGCCTATCAGCTGGAGCCCTACCCCTCGCAGCAGACCATCGAGCTGCTCTCCTTCCAGCTCAACCTCAAGACCAACACCGTCATCAACTGGTTCCACAACTACAG GTCACGGATGCGGCgggagatgctggtggaggGCGCACCGGACAACGACACGGATCCGGAGCAGAGCAGTGGGACACCCATCCCCGTGCACCGGGCCCCCCATAGCCCCGATTCGGACACAGAGGACCGTAAACCTGTGTTTGCGGGGGGCGAGCACCCCTGTGCCGCTGTGAAGGTGaaggaggagcagggggaggcaggaggctggggccgccgGCGGGACTCACACAGCCCGGCTGGGGCGGCCGAGGGCACCGGACCCCCGCAGGAGGATCGGGGGGCAGCCCCCCACGCTGCTGCCCCCAGTGCCGGCAGCCTCCCGCGGCGGGGGGGCCGTGCCGGTGCCGCCACCGTGGGCCCCCCACCGCCGCCACCGCCGCATCCCGACAGCTCCCAGTCCTCATCGGGGTCATCCCGTTGCAGCTTGGAGGTCTCCCCAACATCGCCCTCGGCAGCATCCTCGCCCGGCCTCGCCGGCTCGGCCTCACCGGGGCCATCCTCCGCTGGACCGGTGTCACCGGCGCTGC